The sequence TCTATTATGAGCAACTATAGCATTCAAATGCCTGAACCTCTCGACGTTGTTGAAGACAATGACAATTTTGGTACATTTGTTCTTCAGCCACTTGAAAGAGGATTCGGAGTAACGATTGGAAACTCATTCCGACGAGTTCTGCTCTCATCACTTCCGGGAATAGCGATTACTGCCGTTAAGATTAACGGTGTTGATCATGAATATTCCAGCATCAAGGGAGTTAAAGAAGATGTATATGAGATCATACTTAACTTCAAAGAAGTTCGCTTCAAGCAAGTTGAGCAAAGCTCCGGTGTTATTCATATTTCCAAAAGTGGTCAGGGCGAATTAACAGCCAAAGACATTGATGATGCAACTGCTGAATATGATGTGCTGAATCCTGACTTGGTTATTGCAAATCTTGCAGACGATGCTGAGTTGGAAATTGAACTGAAAGTAGGTCGTGGCCGTGGATACGTTCCGGCTGAAGAAATGTCGGTAGAAGATGAGGATGTAAATCTCATTCCTATCGATGCAATCTTCACACCTATTAAGTCAGTTAAATACAACGTTGAAAACGTTCGTGTAGGCCAGCGTACCGACTATGAGAAGTTGGTAATGGATATCGAAACGGACGGATCAGTTAATGCTAAAGAAGCACTTACCATCGCAGGTAAGATTCTTAAAGAGCATATTGAGAAATTTATCACAGAAGAAATTGAAGAGCCATTCACTCAGGAAGAGGAAGAGGTTGATGCTGAGAAGCAACGCGTGGCTAATTTGTTGAGAACAAGTATTGAAGATCTCAACCTAAGTGTGCGTGCATACAACTGTCTCAAATCTGCGAATATCAATACTATTGGAGAATTGGTATCACGAGATGAGCAGGATCTTCTTAAATTCAGAAACTTCGGTAAAAAATCACTCAGTGAATTAGTAGAAGTGATTGAAGAGAAGAATCTTGAATTTGGAATGGACGTATCTAAATATTTAGACTAAGCAGAAAGGAATTAAATTATGCGTCACGGAGTAAAAGGTAGAAAATTAAGCAGGACTTCTGCTCACAGAAAAAACACCATGCAATCTCTTGCAATGGCGTTAATCAAAGAGCACAGAATTACAACCACTCTTGCTAAGGCAAAAGAACTACGTGGATTTGTAGAGCCTTTAATTACCAGGGCTAAAGAAGATACTCATCATAACAGAAGACAAGTTTTTTCTTCCCTTCAGAATAAGGAA is a genomic window of Gracilimonas sp. containing:
- a CDS encoding DNA-directed RNA polymerase subunit alpha, translating into MSNYSIQMPEPLDVVEDNDNFGTFVLQPLERGFGVTIGNSFRRVLLSSLPGIAITAVKINGVDHEYSSIKGVKEDVYEIILNFKEVRFKQVEQSSGVIHISKSGQGELTAKDIDDATAEYDVLNPDLVIANLADDAELEIELKVGRGRGYVPAEEMSVEDEDVNLIPIDAIFTPIKSVKYNVENVRVGQRTDYEKLVMDIETDGSVNAKEALTIAGKILKEHIEKFITEEIEEPFTQEEEEVDAEKQRVANLLRTSIEDLNLSVRAYNCLKSANINTIGELVSRDEQDLLKFRNFGKKSLSELVEVIEEKNLEFGMDVSKYLD